Genomic DNA from Pelosinus sp. UFO1:
GACAAGATATACTTTAATCCTTACCTTTACTTACTATTTCCACCTAACCTACGTCAACTGATTACCCGTTTAGAAAAGCCCCCCTTTCAACCCACCATGTGGACTTTAATTCTATCATATGATATGTACATACGCCCTTTAGGATTAAAAACCCTGCTAAGTTTTCTGAATTTAATGATTTTTTCCACAATGCGGAATACTTTTTCACATCCAAGGCTGAGTACGCGCAAAGAAGATGAGTCAAGGACCCCGTCCTTGACTCATCTTTTTGGCCTATCCCTTATGAATGCTCTGCTTGCGCTTGCACCGCTGTCATCGCAATTACGCCAATAATATCTTCCGCCTTGCAACCTCTTGATAAATCATTAATAGGCTTTGCTAACCCCTGAGTAATCGGCCCGTAGGCTTGCGCTTTTGCTAGCCGTTCCGTAAGCTTATAGCCAATATTTCCTGCATTTAAATCTGGAAATATCAGTACATTTGCTTGCCCTGCTACAGCACTATTAGGAGCTTTCAGTTTAGCAGTACTTGCCACCAAAGCCGCATCTACTTGCATTTCTCCATCAATCAACAAATCCGGTGCCTTTTGTTTTGCCAAAGCAGTTGCTTGTACTACTTTTTGTGTGAGCTCACTATTCGCACTTCCGTAAGTGGAATAAGAAAGCATGGCAACAATTGGTGTAATACCCAGTAAACCTTTCATCGTGTGAGCCGACGAAATGGCAATCTCTGAAAGTTGATCTGCATTTGGATTTTCGTTTAAGCCACAATCAGAGAATAAAAATACGCCGTCTTGTCCATATTCGCAATCAGGAATCACCATAATGAAAAAGGATGATACCAAACTAGTACCCGGTGCTGTTTTAATAATTTGCAGCGCTGGTCTTAAGGTATCTGCTGTTGAATGAATCGCTCCAGAAACCAGCCCATCAGCATCATTCTGTTTTATCATCATGTTGCCAAAATACACTGGATCTTTCATTAGCTCACGTGCTTGGTCTTTTGTAACCCCTTTTGCTTTTCTCAATTCATAAAATCTTTCAATATATTCTTCCTTCTTTTCTGCTGTAACAACATCTACAATTAGCACTTGGGATAAGTCAATTTCCCCAGCAGTTTTTAAAATGTCTACTTTATTACCAACTAATATAATCTCGGCAAGTCCTTCTTTCGCTGCCGCACTAGCTGCTGTCAAAACTCGCAGGTCAGTCCCTTCAGGTAGAACTATTCTCTTTTTACTAGCTCTTGCTTTTTTCTTCATGTCATCAAGAAAACTCATCCTCTAACCTCTCCTCGCTTTTTCATTCCATAAGCTAGGGTCAACTGCTATTTTACCTTGGCATAATTACCCATGTTTTCCCTTTTTCTTCTAGAATATCTTAAACGAAAAGAAGAGTCAAGGAACCGCCCTTGACTCTAGTCTTCTTTATTTTGCTGGAGCAATAATTAATTTTATCGGTAGATTGGAAGCGCCTGGTGGGCTAAAGGTCAACCATACTGCTTTTCCCGTTTCGTAGGTGCCAAGAAAAGCACTCTCACTGATTTTTTTAGAACCGAAAGACATAACATCAGCAGGTGTCGGTATGGAGTGTTCATCTTGATGGCGATACTCTAAACCTAACCACCCTGCATATTCTCCACCCCGTGGATTTAAGTAATAAGATGCTTTTCCACCTGACATGGAGGGCAAGAATACCTTATAGACAATACCGTAATTGCCATAATTTAAAGTAGACGTGCCATCTGTAGCATCAATCCCTGTGACATAAGGGTCAATGTGATTATCTGCTAAGGTAAGAGCAACTGCTCCGCTTTGTTTGCTATCGTAGACTTCTTTTCCTACAACTAAACGATCTTTGCCTTCAAATGTTCCACGTAATCGGTACTGATCTGCTGGCAACACTTTTGCTGTTTCAGCAAACTTCTGAATATCCGCCTCCACAGGCATCATCATTACTTTTACAGTAATGGGTCGATCTGTCTTGAAATCGTACATGCCGTTTACAAGCATATTAGGTTCTACAATACTTGTATCAAGAAAGGAAATTAAACTTCTGGAGCCCTTTTCAGGAACTTCCAACAGATATAAGTTCTCATCCTGCAAATAATCTTTTTGTACCTTTTTACCAACCTCTAGATAATCCAAACTTGGCCCACCTAATCCAAACTTTGTTACAGTAACATGGGCCGGTTGCACCTCATCAGCATTTTCTAACAAAACAATAATTTTTTTGTTTACTTGTGTGCCATTTACGTGGTGAAAAAATAAGCGAATATCACCATCTACAGTATCCTGATACATAATTCCATCATCAGGCACTGTCTCTGGGCTATCTGATAATAATAGTTTACCGCCATAAGGCGATACAGTTGTTGACCATTCTGGTAATTTTAAACCATCCAATTTCACCGTAGAATATACAGTAGATGCCAGTGCTGTACTATGTAACATTACGGGCATGATAAGCGCTAATACGCCAGTTTTAAACCAATTCATTATGCTACCCCCTTTTTGGACATAGCATCATTATACCAACACCTGTATAGTATGTAAAATGACAAAATAAGACCCATTTGGCAGTTATTTGTAAACAACTATACCAAAAGGGTCTTATCTGTATTTTACAGTTGATTACCAACTGCTCGATTTGCCGCATCAATGGCTTGATGAGATAGATCAATAGACTGGCCTAAGGTGTGTAATTCCTGCACTGAATTATGAAAGCCCATACTATTTGCAGCTGCGACATAATCCCAGTACCACTGCGCCTTACGTAATAATTCCCGAGCATTACCAAGTTCTGCTTGATTGGCATTCGGGTTATTCCCAGCTTTTGCTATGGTTTCATGAGCCTTTGCTACGTTCATGCCCGCTGTATGTTGCAATTGCCAAACATTATCCTGCTCTGCCTTCACTTGATTGTAGAGTTGATCCATTCCCTCTTTATGACAAGGCATACAGGAAGCATCCAAGTTTTTCAAAGGACTTGTCATCCAATGGGAACTATACTTTTTTCCTTGCGCGCGAATATAGGGCATATGACAGTCGGCGCAAGATACTCCAAATTTACCATGAACACCATTCTGCCATTCCTCAAAGTCAGGGTGCTGTGCTTTTAACACAGGAGTTTTAGAATCAGGGTGAATGAAGTCTTGGGCAAATCCATTGGGTTTTGTTTCATAATACTGATACATTTCTTGTGGTGTTACACCTTTGTCCCAAGGAAACACAACCCTTGTTGTTCCAGGTTCAAAATAGTATTCTGCATGACACTGTCCGCAAACATAGCTACGCATTTCTTCCCGGCTGGCTTTTGTTACATCGACTCCTTTTCGCCCCATCGCTTCAATAAAGGCAGGATTTATAACCCTAAGGTTCATTGTCTCTGGATCGTGGCAATTAGCGCAGCTTACAGGATGTTTGGATTTTTCAATGAGCTCCGACAGTGGCTGGTTAGCAAAACCCCAACCCGATTGTTTGTAGAACTCTTCTATATAGGGTGTTTTACAAGTAATACAGGCACCTTTACTAGTCGGACCGATTCGTTTCGATTCTCTAAGGTCATCTAAAGCATATAAATGTCCTCGTTCTTCTGTATAATCTTTACTAAAAGGATTGCCCTTAAAATTAACATATATTTCAGGTTGCATCTCAGCTTTCTGCAGTTTTACGCTACCCCCATACCCTGTTGGTGATGGTGCTTGTTCTAGATTTTTTTGATAACTTGCATATTCAAGGGGATATGCTTTGCCCCACACTGCTGGATCATACTCCCCAGCTGCTATTGGAGATAATTTAATTGTAGAAGACGGTTTTAGGGCCCAAACGCGCACTACTACAAAACCAAAAAAAAGCACCATCATACCTAAAAACACTGCCAAAAATTTCTGCGCTCTACTCAACCTTAACCCCTCCTGGAACCATTTTTTGCCCGTGAGCGACACCTCTATGACACGTTATGCAATTTAGTTTCCCCTTTGCTAAATGGGTGTTTTCCACTACGGAGGCATGACAACGTAAGCAGTTCCCATTAGCAATTTCTTTACCCCTTGATGTGAAATATAGGGTATCAGGATAATCTCGTAAAAATTCATGGTAAACATCCCGCATACCGTTTTCTCCCTTAACGTACATGGTTTCAACAATATTATCATGAGGAACATGGCAATCACTACAGGTAAATTGTTTATGATTGGATACCTGCCAGGTGTAATATACATGCTCCATAGAGTGGCAGCTACCACAAAAATCGGGACCGCTGGAATATACAAAACTGGCCCCGGATAATAACATCCCCACTACAGCGACAATAACGCCTAACAAAATTAATTTAAGTGAACTACGGGATAACAACTCTCCTAAATCCAATCATCCCACCCCTTTCAATACCTCCAGTAAAGATTTGCAGCACGATGTTGTCCGTATTCTAAAGCAACGCATAACTATGTAAACCTGGCAATAACACATTTACACCGATAAAGGTAAATAGAACAGTGATAAAGCCAACAACTGCCCAATTCATAGCTTTTTTCCCTCGCCAACCCAAAGAAACACGCCCATGAAGATAAATTGCATAGATTAACCAGGTAATTAAAGACCAGGTTTCTTTAGGATCCCATCGCCAATACGATCCCCAGGCATATTCTGCCCAAACGGCACCTGTTATTATGAGCAGCGTCAAAAAAGGTACCGCCAAATCAATACATTGATTCACCAAAGCACTTAATGTTACCAAGGGCGGTAACTTGCTCATAATGGGTCCCTCCTCCCCCGTTTCCTCAATACGCTGTTTCCATAAATACATGAGAGCCAAGGCAAAGGAAATCGCCAATGCTCCATAGGCAATAACAGCCGTTATGACATGAATTAACAGCCAATTGCTTTTTAGAGCAGGCATTAGAGGATGGGCTTCTTGATAAAAATTAGAAAATATGCCCGTAAGCACAAAAGCCACTGGTAATACAAAGGCTCCCAGGGAATAATTCTTATGATGATACTCTATATAAATATAGAGTAAGATAAGGCCCCAAACAAAGGCCATGCCAAACTCATACATATTAGCAAAAGGAATGTGCCCAGCATTCATGGTGCGAGCTGCCATGGCTAACGTATTAACAAGAAACCCAAGAATAGTGAAAACTCTTGCCCAGCTCCCTAATTTTTCTTTCAACCAAATTAAATGTCCAATATACAAACAACTCGCTACAAAATAACTAATAAAAGCCACACTAAAAAACTCTTTTTCCCAATTTCCCATGTTAGTTTCACCTATCCTTACTATTAGTTAGTACCACCAAAAGAAAATACTGACATATTTTTTAACCACAGAGGCACAGAGGACACAGAGAAAAGGGTTATAAATCCCCTCAGCGCACTCTGCGCCTCTGCGGTTAAATTATTTTTTCTTTTTCCCCTTTGTGTACCACGTTAGTGGTATTGCGCCTTTGTGGTTCAAAAAACACTTTTTGCTACGGAATAACTAATTAAAACAACACTAAGAAACTTCCCAATTATTTTATCTATCCTTACTATTATTTCTTACTACTATAAGAAGAACGCTGATATATTTTTGAACCACAGAGGCACAGAGGACACAGAGAAAAAATAAGGTTATAAAATCCTCTCAGCGCACTCTGCGCCTCTGCGGTTAAATTATTTTTTCTTTTTCCCCTTTGTGTACCACGTTAGTGGTATTGTGCCTTTGTGGTTCAAAAACCGTATTATCTTTTTTATATAAGCTTACAAAAAAGCCAAAAGCCAATAAAACAAATCCTGTCCACACAAGAGGAATCCCAGGATCTCGTTTTATGAGTAAACCAGAAAAGGGCTGGGCTTCTTTGAAACTTACCATACCCATAGCATTGCCAATGGACTTGCTGCTGCCTAGAGGCAATGACCCCCAATCATATTCCCGCCCCTCTTTATATACGATGTATAAAACTTGAGGAGTAGGGCTAGGTATATATCGTATAAATCGAATCATCATGCCAGGCTGTTCCTCAATCACCATTGCGTTACCTTCTTCTAAACTAGCCTCCTGCAGCACAGCTCCCCCATTACTCAAATATTGGGTTCTCATTGCCATGCCAAAAGATGATTGATAAATGCTAACTCCATGATACGTATAGGGATGATTGACTTTTATCTCCTGAGCCGCTGCTTCTTCCCCCTCGCCTAGAATAATAATATAGCTCACCCAGTCAGACACAGAGCGATCCGGATTATATCTCGTTTCAAAGTTTTGGAGCTGCAAGGTAAAGGAATCATTAATTCCGTACTTAGCATTATTAATCTCATAAGTCCTACCTACAGGCAGGTTAATTTCTTCATTAAAGCCATATTGATTACCATATAATGCCCCCATTACAATGAGTAAAATTGCTACATGTACAAGCAAACTTCCCCAAGAAGAAAGCCTTGTCCTAGCCTTTGAAGAGTAAAGGATAGAAAACTGCCACACACTGCGGAGAAAAATGGCACTACATACTAAGAGTAGTAATATCCTAAAACCTAGACTATGATACACATCGTAGCCTTTTACCGAAATGATTGTACCAGCCATGGATGCCCCAATTAATAGTAATAACAGCACCATGCCTACCTTTATAGAACTACAAACTTTCATTGCTTTTAAAAATAACTTACTTTGCTTATGAGCTTCCCCTTGTAGGGCAACATCTTTTTCAGCCATAATACGCCTCACCCCTTTTTTGCTTGTGGTTGACTCGAATGAAAATAGTATTCCACAATACGTAAAAAAAATAAGCCTAAACCATAAGTCGATATGGTTTAAGCTTATTTTTTTGTTATAGTCCTAGCTTACTATAGAGATGAGCCCTGAATAGACGCAAACGAAATTCCCATAAGCCATACTTTGGATGAGGCACATTAACCCGTTTCAAGGCAAAGACATCTGTACTGCTTCGATTCAGTCCAGCAACCCCTGAACAAGCTCCTTGGTATCCTGCTTCCCGTAGAATTTGCTCCGTAGTTCCCGTAAATTGTCCGTAAGGATAGGCAAAAAAGACAACAGGTTTACCAATATGCTGCTGCAGAACTGTTTTTGAGTCTTCTATTTCATGGCGTTGCTCCTCTGGACTAATCTCATTTAATGCAATATGAGACATTGTGTGGGACCCGATCTCTGTATGTCTCTCCTCTAATGCACTTACTTGCTGCCATGACAAATACTCTGTTGTTCCCACTAAGCTAGGTACAACAAAAACAGTAGCCCTCATACTGTACTTTTCCATAATAGGCAAGGCCGTGAGATAATTATCTTCATAACCATCATCAAAGGTAATCACCACTGGTTTTTCCGGCAACTTACCTTGCCCCTGATAAGATTTAAATAAGTCCTCTAAGGAAATGGCATGATAGCCATTTTCCTGCAAATATTTCATTTGATCCTCAAACTGACTCGCTGTTACGCTATAGATATCATCCTCTTCACTTACCTGATGATAAGCCAATATAGGCACCCCAGCCGTTGGCCAAACAATCCAACTAAAGACAAATACAATGAAAAGGGCACCTAGTGCCAGATATTTATTCATGTTCCAACTCCATCGCAATCTGCTCTATTTTGCGCAATCGGTGATTCATGCCTGATCTTCCGACTCGACCATCCATAGCATCTACCAACTCCTGCAAAGTGGCTTCTGGATGAGCTAACCTTAAATCTGCAACCTCTCTTAAAGAATGGGGGAGCTTATTTAGGCCAATCCGTAGAGCAATTAATTGAATGCACTTGACCTGCCTAACCGCCGCATTCACTGTCTTTTGCAAATTGGCGGTTTCACAGTTCACTAGGCGATTCACCTGATTGCGCATTTCTTTTACCACACGCACATTTTCAAAGGTCATAAGTGCATTATGTGCGCCAATAATCCGCAAAAAGCTCGTTATGGCATCACCATCTTTTAAATAAACAATATAATCATTCTTTCGCTCTGTCATACGAACAGGCAGAGAAAAATATTTCATTAGCCTTACCAAAGTTTTAGCAAAATCTAAATTTCCCGTAACCAACTCTAGATGATAATCCCCTTCCGGTTTATTCACTGAACCGCCACCCAAAAAGGAACCACGTAAATAGGCCCGTCGACAGCAGGCCTTGCGTAAAATACCACTATCACTTTTTACATTCAAATTATCGCCACGCATAATCCCAAGTACGGACAGCAATTCTGTTACTACTGGGGATGGTACTACTTTAATTAAATAAGAATTATTTTTTTTCAAGCGGCGGCCACGGGTGACAACCACTTCTGTTTTTAAATGAAAGCCACTCTTAATCAAAGTTAGGGCTTTACGCGCTACAGCCGCATTTTCGGTAGTAAAATTAATGCCCAAGCTACTATTCCCACCAATTAACATGGTGCCACCCATACGAATAAGGGAAGCTAGTTCTGCTACATTGCAACATTCCTGCTCTCCCACAATACGAGCCAATTCATTTCTCACTTCAGCAGAATAAGAAGACATATTTCATTCACTCCAGTCAAGCCGCCTTGCTATTCGCCGCAAAATTCAGCGCTCCGATTTCTTTAAGTCTTTTATGCTTTCGGCTATTAAATAATAATCCAATAATCGCATACGTTCCGAATTGGCTTTTAGTTTATAAATCATTGATACAATCGTCCGGGATAACTTAAGAGGATCATGGCGTACCCAATTTGTTTCGCTAATGACGTCTGCCATGACAGCTTTAATCCCCATCGCCTCAATTGCCTTTAAATCAGGTTCTACAGGATAGGCCCCTTGATCTGCATACTTTTCCTGTAACTCAACGGCTACATTTTGTCCATTGATCACAACATAATCAATCACTCCGGGGCCTACATGATCCAATATTGCTTTCACATGTTCTGAAGCACTATATCCATCTGTCTCCCCTGGCTGGGTCATAACGTTACATATATATATTTTTACAGCTTGGCTTTTACGTAGGGTATCGGCAATGCCTCTTACTAAAAGATTAGGAAGTATGCTGGTATATAAACTGCCAGGCCCTAAAATAATAGCGTCTGCATCACGAATGGCCTCTAGGGAACTTTCTACAGGCATAGTTTCTTCTGGCTGTAGATACACACTCTCAATCCTTTTATTAGCAAGAGGAATTTGAGACTCCCCTTCTACAACGCTACCATCTACCATTTTGGCCCAGAGCCTTACCTTCTGGGTGGATGCTGGTAATACCTTACCTCGAACTGCCAAAACTTTACTAGACTCTTTTAGAGCCTGCTCCACATCTCCCAGCACTTCTGTCATGGCCGCAATAAATAAATTGCCAAAATTATGGCCTGCCAATCCTCCAGCACCACCAAATCGATGCTGAAATAGCTTTTCCATTAAGGGCTCTGTATCCGCTAAGGCTACTAAACAGTTACGTAAATCTCCTGGGGGAATCATATCTAGATCTTGACGAATCCTTCCAGATGACCCACCATCATCAGCTACTGTTACAATGGCTGTAATATTGCTGGTCACACCTTTAATCCCGCGTAATAATACGGATAATCCAGTCCCGCCACCAATAACAGTCACAGCAGGTCCGCGATTGAGTTTGCGTTTTTGAAAAATCAATTCGATAAGTCGATCAGAACCTTCCGGGATTAATACACTAATAACTGAAGCAATAATCTGCCTAGTAGCCAATGTCATAACGATTAGGCCACCAGCGATAATAAAGATCCCCACCACAGTGGTTACTGTATAATAATATTTTCCAGTTGTCAGATACACCATTCTAAAAATGGTTTCTTCCAAATTACCTGCATATTTATAATTCAACACAATAGCAAGCCCCATGCTGGCAACTAAAACACCCAAAGAAAATAATAACAGCCAGCGTTTTACCTTAATGCCTGGGTACATCCATTTTAAAAAGTGCATACATTACACCTCTACTTTTTATCAAACCGTATGATTTCCTGTACCTTACCCTTATTTTAAAAGTATTAGCACTCAGGAGGAGCTTCTATAGCAGCAGGAATAGTATTATTCTTAACAATATCCCTATGATCTAGGTTTACCTTGTAACCTTTATTTCGTAATCCCTCATAAATTTTTCTTGCTACAAATACGGAGCGATGCAAGCCACCAGTACAACCAATCGCAATAATTAACTGACTCTTGCCTTCTTTAATATAATTTGGTACGAGAAAATCAACAAAACCAGTTATTTTTTCCATAAACTGCTGGGTAATCGGCCATTTCCAAATGTAATCCCCAACCTCAGCTACTTCGCCACTTTTACGCCTTAAGGACTCTACATAAAAGGGATTCGGTAGAAAGCGAACATCAAAAACCATGTCTACATCCAAAGGAATACCATATTTAAAGCCAAAAGAAACCACCGTAATATTCATACGCTGCTGTTCGTGATCACTGGTAAATAACGCAGTAACTTTTTCTCGTAAATTAGCGGTTGTTAATTCAGAGGTATCAATAATTTGAGTAGCTCTTCCTCTAACATGTTCAATCCGCTCCCTTTCTCTAGTAATACCTTCACTGATACGGCCATGGGGTGCCAGAGGATGCCGCCTTCTCGTCTCCTTATACCTTCTAATTAAGGTTTCGTCAGAGGCCTCTAAAAAGAGCATTTCATAGCGATGCCCTTGTTTCTCTAACTCCTCTAAGGCTTGTATCAAGGTATCAAAAAATTCACGTCCACGAATATCAACTACTAAACCAACCTTATTGACCCGCCCTGCGGACTGGGAACAAAGTTCAGCAAATTTCGATATCAACATAGGAGGTAAATTATCAACACAAAAATATCCTATATCCTCCATAGTGCGCACAACCTGAGTCTTGCCAGCACCTGACATGCCTGTGATAATCACCAAGCGCACATCTTCCATTCTTTACACCTCCACTATCTATCGAACACTTTGTTTCCGGTTAGAACGACGATTTAGATGACGCAGCACACCCTCAATCGATGTATTAATTACTGCATCGGGAGAAATCTCATACTTTTCCAGCAGTTCATTTGCTTTACTAAAATCTCCAATGGCTAAAGAAAAATGACTATCTGTCCCAACGATTATCTTTGCCCCATGTTCTTTTGCCAAACAAGCAATATTTTCACAGTGGGGTTTGCTGCCTACCCTAGATATTTTAAGGGAGCTATTATTAATTTCTATGGCTACGTCATATTCTACGGCTGCCTTTACAATTGTTTCCTCGTCTACCAAAAACTCTGGGTTCCCTGGATGAACAATCGCATCTACCCAAGGATTTTTCATAGCATTCACCATCATCTGTGTATTTTCTAAAACAGAACCATAAGGTGAGCATACAGAATGTAATCCAGCTAATACAATGTCTAGTCCAGCTAATCGTTCTTCAGCCAAGTCCAATGTTCCATCTCGATCAATTACATTGGCCTCTACTCCCTTTAAAATTCGTACCCCAAACAATTCCTCTGGCACTGCCTTTAAATTGCCGAAGTGGTAAGCATGTGGTCCACCGGGCATATCTGGACCATGATCTGTAATAGCTATCATGGCAAGCCCAATATCGGCCGCTGCCCGAGCATTCTCCAATATAGTACTATAAGCATGCCCACTTGCTACCGTATGAATATGTAAATCAGCGACAAACTTCATCTCATCGCCCCCCTTATTTCTTATGCTATCCCTCAATTATATGGCAAATTCTATAAAAAAGCAAAAAACCAATCGCAGCTACATTACGATGGTTTTTTGCTTTTCATTGCATTGTTAGGCTACCTTAAGGTTTCACGGACTTATATCATAATAGCAGTTACGTTTTTAGCGGCGTATTGGGGCTTTTCCTCTTCGGTGACTTCTTTTATCGACAAGTAAATCAGTGAAAGCATATGTTCAATTTCTCCTACCGTACTGGCAAGGGGTGGCATAAAAACAACTACGCTGCCAATGGGACGAATGATTAAACCATGGTTCCTGGCCTGTTTGCAGACTTTAGCCCCCACTGCTAACTCCCATGGAAAGGGGGTCTTATCTCTAGGGTTCTCAACTAATTCAATGCCAATCATCAAGCCCCACTGGCGGATATCTCCTACGTGCTTTAAAGCGGTAAGTTTGACAAGCTGCTCACGGGCCGCTGCTATTTTTTCAGGAAGACCTGCTAACACCTTTTCTTCGCGGAATATCTTTAAATTTGCCAAACCAGCGGCACAACATAAAGGATTGCCAGTATAAGAATGCCCATGAAAAAAAGTTCGTTGCTGGGCATCTCCTAAAAAGGCGTTATATATTTCATCAGTCATAAAAGTAGCGGCTAAAGGTAAGTAACCTCCTGTGATCCCTTTTGCCACCATCATCATATCAGGCGATATCTCCTCATGATCACAGGCAAACATTTTACCAGTACGGCCAAAACCTGTAGCTACTTCATCAACCAAGAGCAGCACATTATATTTTTGGGTTACTTCTCGTAATCTTTTTAAATATCCTGGTGGCTGCGCCAACATACCTGCTGCTGCCTGAACTAGTGGTTCAATAATCATCGCGGCAATCTCTTCATGCCTTTGCGCCAAAATTTTCTCCACCTCATCAATACAGGCCATACCACAATTTTGAGGATCAGAAACCAGCCTGCAGTGATAGCAACATGGCGAGGGTGCCTGTATGGATTCAAATAGCAGGGAAGAAAAAATACGATGAAACAAATCAATTCCACCAACACTCACCGTACCTATGGTATCGCCATGATAAGCGTTTGCTAACGTAACAAACTTTTGTTTTTTCTTTTTACCTTGCAGCTGCCAATACTGGTAAGCCATCTTAATGGCAATTTCTACAGCTGTTGAGCCATCATCCGAGTAAAATAACTTTGTTAACCCTTTAGGCACAACTGCCATTAATTCTTCCGCCAACTGAGCCGCTGGTACATTAATCAAACCTAACATCGTAGTATGAGCGACCTTACCTAATTGATCAGTGATCGCCTGATCTATCGTTGGATGACGGTGTCCATGAAGATTGACCCACAAGGAAGAAACCCCATCATAATAAGCATTACCTTGATCATCGATCAGTTTTATCCCCTCTGCAGCCTCAATCACCATTTGGGGCTGATCCAGCCAATCTTGCATCTGTGTAAAGGGATGCCAAATATATTCCTTATCTTTACTTTCTATTTCATTCAAAACCTTGTCCCCCTTTTGATGATAGGAATAAGCTCATCTATCTGTAAATATTCCTCTGCAATCTTAGCTAACTCGATTGGCGGTATATCGCCTTCTTTTATGGCAGACACATGAGGAAATTTCCCGACTATTGGTACGTGGGTTAAACGCCTAATATATTCTTCATTGGATTTTTCCAGAATACCTACCTCAGCCTCATTCCAGGCATTTATAATAATGCCTGCTACATGTAATCCACGATTACGAGCATACTCGACGGTTAGCACTGTATGATTAATCGTTCCTAATTTAGGCCCGGTAACAACAATAACTGGCAAATCAAGCTGCACCATAAGATCAACCAATAGATATTCTTGCCATAAAGGAGCTGTAATTCCACCTACACCCTCTACGACTACTGGTTCATAGCTTTCCGTTAACTTGTGATAGGCCCTAAGAATGAGAGATATATCTATTTCTACCCCACTCATTACTGCAGCCACAGCTGGCGTCAGGGCAGGAGCCAAACATAAAGGGTTCACTGCATCGCGCTTTTCTTCTCCAATACCAGCTGCCTTCATCAAAAAGGTAGCATCTTCTGCCACTAACTTACCAGCCTGATTAACCACTCCACCTGATGCTAGGGGTTTCATCACCCCTACCTGTAACCCCCGAACTTTGAGTGCTGCGGCAATTCCTCCAGTAATCACAGTCTTACCAATATCTGTATCCGTCCCTGTAATAAATAATCCAGACATCCAATCACCTC
This window encodes:
- the bioD gene encoding dethiobiotin synthase; amino-acid sequence: MSGLFITGTDTDIGKTVITGGIAAALKVRGLQVGVMKPLASGGVVNQAGKLVAEDATFLMKAAGIGEEKRDAVNPLCLAPALTPAVAAVMSGVEIDISLILRAYHKLTESYEPVVVEGVGGITAPLWQEYLLVDLMVQLDLPVIVVTGPKLGTINHTVLTVEYARNRGLHVAGIIINAWNEAEVGILEKSNEEYIRRLTHVPIVGKFPHVSAIKEGDIPPIELAKIAEEYLQIDELIPIIKRGTRF